CGAACGTAGTAAATCGTCCATAGAGTTGCATTGTGCTGCTTGATTTTTTTTTCAGGCTCAGAGACGCCGGTATACCTGTATCTGTCAAAGAATATTTGACGTTATTGGAGGCGCTTCGACTGCGTGTCGCAAATGAAAGCGTCGATGATTTTTATTTTTTATCCCGATCTACGTTTGTAAAAGATGAGGTGTTATATGACCGGTTTGATCGGGCATTCGGTGATTATTTTAATGGTTTGGAATCGCTACCTGACGAATTCCTCAAGAATATTCCAGAGGAATGGTTAAAAAAACAACTTGAATTGTCACTTTCTGAAGAAGAAAAAAAGTTAATTGAGTCTATGGGGGGATGGGAGAAACTCATGGAGACATTCAAGCAGCGTTTGGAGGAACAACAAAAAAGACATCAAGGTGGCTCCAAGTGGATTGGTACAGCGGGAAAGAGTCCTTTTGGAGCTTATGGATATAATCCAGAAGGCATTCGGGTCGGGCAGTCGGGGTCTAGAAATCGGCGGGCGGTAAAGGTCTGGGATAAACGAGAGTATAGAAATTTGGACGATACAGTTGAGCTGGGTACGCGAAATATTAAGGTTGCGCTCAAGCGATTGCGCAAATTCGCCAGAGAAGGAGCGGCAGATGAGTTGGATCTAGATGGAACGATCGTCTCAACTGCGAAGAATGGTGGATATTTGGACTTAAAGATGGTTCCCGAGCGAAGAAATGCGATTAAGGTTCTCATATTTTTTGATATAGGCGGCTCTATGGACGATTATATTCGTTCATGTGAGGAGTTATTCTCAGCCGCACGCACGGAATTCAAGCATTTAGAGTATTTTTATTTTCATAATTTCATTTATGAATCCGTGTGGAAGGATAATCGAAGGCGTAATAATGAACGTATTCCGCTTGGACAAGTTCTCCATAAGTACGCGGCCGATTATAAAGTGATTGTAGTTGGTGATGCCACGATGAGTCCCTATGAGATCACTTATCCGGGTGGCAGTGTAGAACACTTTAATGAGGAAGCAGGTTCTGTTTGGTTAAAGCGTCTTTTGGATGTCTACCCTAAGGCTGCTTGGATAAATCCTACGCCAGAAGATAGATGGAAATACCACGAGTCTATTTCTCTGACCCGTGAGCTAGTTGACGATCGCATGTTTGGCCTTACACTGTCAGGTCTTGAAAAAGCAATGAAGCAGCTAGCAAAGTAAGGGTGCTTAACTGTCTTTAGTGATTGTCTTTCTTCTCTGTTCCAAGCGTTCTAAAAATTTCTGCTGTTGAATGATCGCGCGCTGGTGAATACCCTTGGAAATAATGTCGATGCCATCATGAGCTTTGACCGAGAAGGATAATTTTCGGCCTTCAATATTAACGAGTGTGACATCTACGGTTACGGTCATGCCGGGGAGTGTGGGCGCTTCATGTGAAAAATTGACATGGGTGCCAAGGGTTTGTTCCTCTGGCCAATCAATGTGTGGTCTTAGTAGTTCAATGCAGGCCCATTCAAGTAAGCCGACCAGATAGCCTGTTGCAAATACTTGGGGCATTGCTTGAAATAAATCCGATTCGGGGTAGAACTTCGGTACCGTTTGATTCTCAGTTACGATGAACGTATGACGATAGGTTAAACCTTTTTTTAGTGTGTCTTTCATGTAGGCCTCCGTAAGATTGCACTAAAAATGTGCGCATTATGTTAATTGCACTGATTTAGTGCAATTTGTGACTGTTTGAATTCCAGCAAATCGCAATTAATCAATGAGTTAAAGTTTGGCACATTTATTGCTTTAAAATAGACGAATAAGAAGAATAAAATCAAAAAGTTATCATGTTCAAGCTTGATTGAATCATGTGTAGGTCTTTTTAAAAGGGGAAATTGTATGGGGTCATCCAATAGTGCAACAGATGTGCTGTTTATTTTGCTGGGTGCCATTATGGTGCTTGCTATGCATGGTGGTTTTGCGTTTTTGGAGGTTGGAACTGTCCGTAAAAAAAATCAGGTCAATGCGCTGGTTAAGATTTTATGTGACTTCTCAATTTCCACAATAGCTTATTTCTTTGTTGGCTATGCAGTGGCTTATGGTACGGATTTTATGGTTGGTGCGAACACGCTTAGCCAAAACGGTGGTTATGGTCTTGTTAAATTTTTCTTCTTGCTGACATTTGCTGCGGCAATACCTGCGATTATTTCTGGTGGTATCGCTGAGCGGGTTCGGTTTTATCCGCAACTATTTGCAAGTGCTGTAATTGTTGGTGTTGTGTACCCATTATTTGAGGGCATTATTTGGAATGGAAACTTTGGGTTCCAAGACTGGCTGCGGAATAGTTATGGAGCACCAATGCGCGATTTTGCAGGGTCCGTGGTGGTTCATGCTATGGGTGGCTGGATCGCCCTTGTAGCTGTTGTTTTGCTGGGATCAAGAAAAGGTCGATACCAAAAAAATGGTGGGGTCGCTTCTCATCCTCCTTCAAGTATCCCATTCTTAGCGCTTGGTGCCTGGATGCTGACGGTTGGTTGGTTTGGATTTAATGTAATGTCGGCTCAAACCGTTGAAGGTATTAGTGGGTTAGTCGCTTTAAATTCCCTCATGGCGATGGTGGGCGGGACGTTAGCAGCCTTAGTTGTCGGTAGGAATGATCCGGGTTTCGTACACAATGGACCACTTGCTGGATTAGTGGCTGTTTGTGCAGGCTCCGATATCATGCACCCACTCGGTGCGCTTGTAACAGGATTAATTGCTGGAGCGCTATTTGTTTCGCTATTTACTGCGACTCAGAATCGCTGGAAGATCGATGATGTCTTGGGTGTGTGGCCGCTACACGGACTTTGTGGCGCTTGGGGTGGTATTGCAGCAGGGATCTTTGGGCTGGAGAGTCTCGGCGGCATGGGTGGCGTCTCGTTGCTTTCTCAACTCATTGGAACGGTCGCGGGAATCTTAGTAGCTTTGGTTGGAGGTTTCGTTGTTTACGGCGCTATTAAAGTTATGGTCGGTATTCGGCTCAGCGAGGAAGAAGAGTATATGGGAGCAGATTTGGCCATCCATAAGGTTTCTGCTTCTCCCGAAAATGAATCAAGTTGGTGACTCTGCAAAGCCAACTTTAAATTCTGACTCTCATTTCTTTTGCGTGGAGACATTGATTGTCTCCACGTGCAAAGAAAAGATGTTCTTACGCTTATCATCAAAATATCGTTCTAAAGATTTTTTGATTGCGGCGAATGCGATTTCATTCCATGGCAGAGTAGTTTCGTCGAATAACGCGACTTCTGAACTTTCAAATGTGGATGAGAAGTTAGCGTTAGTGAGTTGAGCTCGATACAGCAGGTAAATTTGATTAATATGTGGAATATCGATTAGAGAGAAGGCGTCAATAATCGTTGCTTCCGCGTTAGCTTCTTCCAACGTCTCTCGAAGCGCCCCTTCTTGGCTTGTTTCGTTATTCTCTAGGAATCCTGCAGGTAACGTCCAATAACCCAGCCGTGGTTCTATAGCACGCTTACAGAGCAGAATTTTGTCTTCCCACTCGGGAATGCATCCAACGATGACTCTGGGATTTTCATATTGAATGAAACCGCAGCTCTCACATACTGCACGTGGCAGGTTATCCCGATGAGGGATTTTAATAACAGTGGAAGCGCCACATTGGTTGCAGTATTTAATGGGCACAGTAGCGTCTTCTTTTCACTTATGGATTGGTAAGCTTTAACGACCAAGAGATAT
Above is a genomic segment from Pseudomonadota bacterium containing:
- a CDS encoding NUDIX hydrolase, which codes for MKYCNQCGASTVIKIPHRDNLPRAVCESCGFIQYENPRVIVGCIPEWEDKILLCKRAIEPRLGYWTLPAGFLENNETSQEGALRETLEEANAEATIIDAFSLIDIPHINQIYLLYRAQLTNANFSSTFESSEVALFDETTLPWNEIAFAAIKKSLERYFDDKRKNIFSLHVETINVSTQKK
- a CDS encoding VWA domain-containing protein; the protein is MLLDFFFRLRDAGIPVSVKEYLTLLEALRLRVANESVDDFYFLSRSTFVKDEVLYDRFDRAFGDYFNGLESLPDEFLKNIPEEWLKKQLELSLSEEEKKLIESMGGWEKLMETFKQRLEEQQKRHQGGSKWIGTAGKSPFGAYGYNPEGIRVGQSGSRNRRAVKVWDKREYRNLDDTVELGTRNIKVALKRLRKFAREGAADELDLDGTIVSTAKNGGYLDLKMVPERRNAIKVLIFFDIGGSMDDYIRSCEELFSAARTEFKHLEYFYFHNFIYESVWKDNRRRNNERIPLGQVLHKYAADYKVIVVGDATMSPYEITYPGGSVEHFNEEAGSVWLKRLLDVYPKAAWINPTPEDRWKYHESISLTRELVDDRMFGLTLSGLEKAMKQLAK
- a CDS encoding thioesterase family protein, which encodes MKDTLKKGLTYRHTFIVTENQTVPKFYPESDLFQAMPQVFATGYLVGLLEWACIELLRPHIDWPEEQTLGTHVNFSHEAPTLPGMTVTVDVTLVNIEGRKLSFSVKAHDGIDIISKGIHQRAIIQQQKFLERLEQRRKTITKDS
- a CDS encoding ammonium transporter: MGSSNSATDVLFILLGAIMVLAMHGGFAFLEVGTVRKKNQVNALVKILCDFSISTIAYFFVGYAVAYGTDFMVGANTLSQNGGYGLVKFFFLLTFAAAIPAIISGGIAERVRFYPQLFASAVIVGVVYPLFEGIIWNGNFGFQDWLRNSYGAPMRDFAGSVVVHAMGGWIALVAVVLLGSRKGRYQKNGGVASHPPSSIPFLALGAWMLTVGWFGFNVMSAQTVEGISGLVALNSLMAMVGGTLAALVVGRNDPGFVHNGPLAGLVAVCAGSDIMHPLGALVTGLIAGALFVSLFTATQNRWKIDDVLGVWPLHGLCGAWGGIAAGIFGLESLGGMGGVSLLSQLIGTVAGILVALVGGFVVYGAIKVMVGIRLSEEEEYMGADLAIHKVSASPENESSW